CGGGGCGGCTCTCGTCGTACCGCACCGGCGGGGGAGTGCGTCGCCGTAGTTCCCGCGCGTGACCGATCCGCCGGAGTCGGTCCTGGCCCGCCCGCTTCACCGCGGCGATCACGACGAGTGCTCGGAGGCAGGGGCCGGCTCCGCCCGGACGGTGGGCTGCGCCGTACCGCCGGGCAGCGGCACCACCCGGCGCCAGACGTCGAGATAGGCGGCTGCCTGGTGCTCCCAGGCCAGGACCGAGGTGAACCGTTCCCGGGCGATCGCCCGCATCTGCGCCAGTCCGCGTTCGTCGTCGAGCAACTCGTCCATCGCCTTGGCGAACTCGTCCGCGTCACCGGTCGAGACATACCGCCCGGCCGCATCGGCCGTGCGGCGGGTCTCCAGCAGGTCGACCGCGACCACCGGCAGACCGCGGGCCAGGTACTCCACGGTCTTGGCCATGGTGGACAGGTTCGTCATGTCGCTGTGGATGTCCGGTTGGATACCGAGGGTGGCGCCGCGCAGGAGCGCGTCGACCTCCGGGGCCTGAAGCCACCCGGTGAAGCGGACCACGTCGGCGAGCCCACGTTCGTCGACCATGCTGCGCAGCCCGGGAAGACGCTCACCGTCGCCGGCGATGACCATCTCCCAGTCGTCCCGTCCGCGGAGGGCGGCGAGCCGCTCGGCTGCCAGCACGGCGCGGTCCACGTGATCCTGCTCGTTGATCACGCCGACGTAGACGATCCGCTTGCCGCCGGTGGCGTCGGCGCTGGTCGGAGTAGCGATCTCGCTGGCCGCGGGCCCGTTGCGGACGACCGTCACCCGCTCGGGCGGGCATCCGCCCCGGGTCAGCGCGATCTGCCGGTACGACTCGTTGGTGGCGACGACCTCGCTGGCGAACCGCATGGAGAGTCGCTCGAACCAGGTGAGGAACCTCGTGATGAAGGGGCGCGGAGCAGCCGTCTTGCAGGCGTACAACTCCGGGCTGAGATCGTGGTGGTCGAAGATCCAGCCCCGGCCGGTCACGCGCATCACCAGGGCGAGTGGCCAGAACACGTCCGGCGGGTTGCAGACCTGGGCGGCCACCACCCGGTGCCGCACGACCAGCACAGCGAGGTGCCAGGCGACCCAGAGGAACGCCCAGGCGAATTCGCTCGCACCTGTTCCGCTGCCATGGACGCTCCCTTCGGCGGCCGGTCGGCCGTCGTCGTAGCCAGGTTCTGTCGTGCCGCCGGCGGTGCGGCGGCGGCGAGGAGCGATGGTCGCTCCGTCACGATCGTGGAATCGGGGACTGACAACATCCCCCGTTGGTATCGAGCCGTCTGTCAACCCGCCGACTGATTGATCGGTAAGTTAGAAATACCACCTCTCGACCCGGTTTGAAGTATCGGCCGGGTGTGCTTCTTTTCTTGCCAAAGGGCCGCCGGCGCGGTGACACTTGCGGGTACCCGTAGCATCGTGTCCGCGTCCGTCTCGCCGCGTGCCGAGTGCGGCGTGACCTTTTCTCGCCCGAACCTCGGCAAGGGGATGTAGTGGACCTCTGGGACATGACCAAGCTGCTCTTCCGGCGCTGGCGCATCTCCCTGCCGCTCCTGCTGACCGTCCTCGTCCTGGTTGGTGTGGCGAGCCAGACGGTGAAGCCGGACTACAGCGCGAAGGCGCACATCCAGCTGATCCCGCCACCGGTGGTCACCCTCCCGGATGGGCAGCAGAAGCCGATCAAGAATCCCTGGTTCGACCTCGGCTATGTGGCGCTGGGCAACGCCGCGATGATCGACGTGACCCGGCAGTCCGTGCTCAAGCAGATGGTGGCGGACGGTCTGTCCGACAACGTCACCGTCACGATGGACCGCGTTCCCCTGTTCGAGATCGAGACGGTGGGCAACTCCCCGGAACAGGCGACGGCCACCGCCCAGCGGATGCTCGCGCTGATCAGTGAGGCGGTCGCCGGACGGCAGGCCTCGCTGCAGGTAGCGGAGAGCGATCTGATCACGACGCTCGCGATCGACGACGGCACCGAGGTCGAGGTCCAGAACTCCAAGCTCATGCGGGTGATGGTCGTGGCGCTGGGTGCCGGACTGCTGTTCACGGCCGGGGTGACGGTCGCCGTGGACGCCTGGCTGCGCCGACGGGCCCGGCGCCGGACGGAGACCGGGACCGGTTCGGCGGACGCCGAGGCGGAGGCCGGTGCCCGACCCGCCACGGCCAGTCCTTCCGCCGCGCCCTTCGACGGCGAGATCACGCAGGTGGTGGGGAAGGTGCCCCGGGTGGGGCCCAGCCCGGCGGTAGGGGCTTCCGCGCCGCGAGTGGCTCCGCAGCCGACCGAGGTGCCGACGAGTGATCGGGGCGGGCAGCAGCCCTGGCGGGACCGCCCCGCCGGGGACCAGCCCGCCCGCCGGACCGACCCCGATCCGCGCCGTCCGGCGTCGGCGTCGGCCGACGCGACCGTCGTCCTCCCCGTGTCCCACTCCACCACCTGGCCACGTGGGGGCAGGGCCGACAGGTCGTGACCGCGACCGCGTACCATCCCGTCGATCTCGAGCCGTCGCTCCTGACCCACGGCACGTACAGCATTCGCCGCCGCCGGTCCCGGCTGGACGTCTCGACGCTGCTGGGCGTCACCGTCGTCCTACTCTACGTCCTGCCGGGCACGCTGATCGTGCCCAACCTGACCTACGCGGGCCGCCCGGCGCTGCTCGTGGCGATGCTGCTCTTCGCCTGGTGGTGCCTGGCCCGGCTCAATCCGAGGCTGCTGCTCATGGGACCGCAGCCGATCCGGTGGGTGCTCTGTGTCTATCTGGTAGCCCACCTCCTGTCGTACCTCGCCGGTCTGATGCGCGGTCTACCGAGCCAGGAAGCGAACGCCCAGGACTTCGCGATGCTGCAGCTGTTCGAGTTCCTCGGCATCGCGCTGATCGCCGCCGACGGGATCCGTAACTGGGACCGGCTCAACCGGGTCCTGCGGGTGGCGGTGTGGTGTAGCGGGTTCATGGCGATCGTGGGCATCCTCCAGGCTGTCTTCAAGTACGACGTCTCGGCGCACCTGGTGATCCCCGGCCTGGAGGTCAAGGGCGGCCTGGCGGGCTTTGGCCAGCGGGGGGACGAGGGGCAGTTCCGGGTGGCCGGAACCACCGTCCACTACATCGAGTACAGCGCGGTCATGGCGATGATGGTGCCCTTCGCCATCCACGTGGCCCGGTTCGCGCCGCAGAAGGGTCATCGGCGGCTGGCCGCGGTGTGCGCGATGCTCGCGGCCGTCGCGAACCCGATGTCGATCTCCCGCACCGGCATCGTCGCGCTTGCACTGGCCCTGCTCGTCATGGTGCCCATCTGGTCGTGGCGGCTGCGGTACACGTTCCTCTTCCTCGGCGCCGGCGCCGTGATGGCGATCACGCTGCTCAAGCCGGGCGTGCTCGGCACGCTCAAGGCGATGTTCCTGAACGTGGGCGTCGACCCGAGCATCGAGGGCCGGACGAACGACTACGATCTGGTGTCGCACTTCTTCGGCCAGCGGCCCTGGCTGGGGCGGGGGCCCAGGACGCTGCTCGACCACCCGGTACACGACACCATCCTGGACAACCAGTGGCTCTATACCCTGGTGACAGGTGGCGTCCTCGGCGTGCTCGCGCTGCTCGCGGTGCACGTGGTCAGCATCGTGCTCGCCGTGATCGCGTTCCGTCGGGCCACCCGGGACGAGGACCGACACCTCTGCGTGGCCCTCATCTCGGCCCAGGTGGTGGCCGTGGTGGTCGGTGGCACCTTCGACTCGCTCTACTACACGACCTTCGCCATGAGCCTGGCCCTCTTCGTGGGCCTCAGCGGCGCGGTGTGGCGGTTGACCCACCCCGCCCGCATTATCCGTACCTCGACCGTCCGGGGACTCGATTGACCAGCATCATCATTGCCGCGCACAACGAGGCCGCCGTCCTCGACCGCTGCCTCGACAGAGTGCTGCGCGACACCGCCGTCGCGGATCCGGCGCAGGTGATTGTCGTAGCCAACGGTTGTACGGACGACACGGCGGCGGTGGCCCGGCGCCGCGGCGTCACCGTCGTCGAGTTGGCAGAGCCGGGTAAGGCCGCAGCCCTCAACGCCGGTGACGCCATCGCGACCAGCTATCCGCGCGTCTACCTGGACGCCGACGTGGTGCTCGACGAGGGCGGCATCCACGTGCTGGCCCGGGAAGTGGAGCGCACGGGCGCGCTCGCCGCCGTTCCGACCCGTCGGATGGAGTTGTCCGGACGCTCGCCGGCGGTGCGCGCCTACTACACCATCCACTCCCGACTGCCCGCCGTCGTCGGCGGTCTGTATGGCCGAGGTGTGATCGCCCTTTCCCGGCAGGGACGGGCGAGGTTCGGGCGGTTTCCCGAGGAGACCGCCGATGACCTCTTTCTCGACTCGCTCTTCGTCGAGCGGGAACGGCTCGTCGTGACGTCGGTGACCGTACGGGTGGCGGCACCCATGCGTGTCGGCGACCTGGTCCGTCGTCTCGTCCGGGTCCGCGCCGGCAACGCCGCGTTGCGCGACGCTCTGCCCGGGGTCCGCCGTTCGCGTCAGAGTTCCTGGCTGACGGATGTGGTGCTCCGCGCCCCCTGGTTGTCCCCGGCCGCCGTCTGCTACGTGACGATTACTCTCCTGGCCGAGCGAGGTGCCCGCCGAGCGCGGCGAACGGGCCGGATCGCCTGGGCCCATGACCGATCGAGTCGGACCACCGGTGGAAAAGCCTGACCGGTCGTGGGGGCGGAACAGTCCCATATCGTGGGGCGTGCTCTCGCCGGGCGGCGCTAGGCTCGTGCCTCGGCCGATTGGCCAGTCGATTGGGCCAGCCGAGCGGGCCGGCGCCGACCGGTGGTGCATCCAGCCGACCGGCCGGCACCGAACGTAGCAGACCGGCGGCGTTGAGTACAGGTTGGCGCGGAATACTTTCGAGGGAGCAGCGTCGTGAACGGAGAGCAGGGGCGGATCGCCGGTCGCGGCGTCGCGTCAGTGTGGTCCACAGTGCGTGCACGCCGTGGGTTCCTGACGCGCCGCGCGACGGGTGCGCTCGCGCTCGTCGTGGCGGTCGCGGCAGGCGCGTTCGTGGCCCCCGGTTCGGCTCAGGCTGATCCGTGTAACCCGGTGGTCAACCCGGTCGTCTGTGAGAACAGCAAACCGGGCACCCCGGCCTCGGCGTGGGACGTGGACGGCAGTGGCGATCCGTCGATCCAGGGGTTCGCGACGGACATCAGCGTCAACGCGGGACAGCGAGTCGATTTCAAGATCAAGACCGACGCGGCGGCGTACATCATCGACATCTACCGGCTCGGCTGGTACGGCGGTGACGGAGCTCGCAAGGTCGCGAGCGTCGACCCCTCGGCGCCGTTGCCGCAAACGCAGCCCGACTGCATCACCGACGCCGCCACCGCGCTGTTCGACTGCGGCAACTGGGCGGTCTCCGCCTCCTGGACCGTGCCCTCGACCGTGGTCTCCGGCGTCCACATCGCCCGGCTGCAGCGTACCGACACCGGCGGGAACAGCCACATCACCTTCGTCGTGCGGCAGGACGTCAGTACCTCCGACGTCTTCTTCCAGACCTCCGACGCGACGTGGCACGCCTACAACAAGTACGGGGGCTCCGACTTCTACTCCGGCGGTGGCTCGGCCGGCCGCGCCTACAAGGTCAGCTACAACCGCCCCTTCGCCACCCGCAACAGCGTAGAACGGCGAGACTTCCTCTTCGGCGCCGAGTACCCGATGATCCGCTTCCTGGAGCGCAACGGGTACGACGTCAGCTACACCACGAACGTCGACAGCGACCGGCGTGGCGAGCTGATCAAGAACCACAAGATCTTCCTCTCGGTGGGCCACGACGAGTACTGGTCGGGCGCCCAGCGGCAGAATGTCGAGGCCGCCCGGGACGCCGGCACCCACCTCGCCTTCTTCAGCGGCAACTCGATCTACTGGAAGACCCGCTGGGAGCCGAGCAAGGACGGCAGCGACACCGCCTACCGCACCCTCGTCTCCTACAAGGAGACCTGGGCCGAAGCGAAGATCGACCCGTCGAGTGCGTGGACCGGCACCTGGCGGGACCCGCGGTTCAGCCCCCCGTCCGACGGTGGGCGGCCGGAGAACGAGCTGATGGGCACCATGTTCATGGTCAACGACGGTGACCTCGCGTTGACCGTGCAGGCCGAGGAGGGCAGGTACCGCCTCTGGCGCAACACCGACCTCACCTCGCTGCCGGCCGGAACGTCCGCCACCCTCGCTCCGCACACGGTGGGTTACGAGTCGGACGAGGACCTGGACAACGGCTTCCGGCCACCGGGTCTGATCCGGCTCTCCACGACCACCGGCGAGGTGCCGCAGGTGCTGCAGGACTTCGGCAACAAGGTCGCCCCCGGCACGACCACCCACCACCTCACCCTGTACCGCGCGGCCAGCGGTGCCCTGGTCTTCGGTGCCGGCACCATCCAGTACACCTGGGGCCTGGACGCGGTACACGACGGGCAGGCCACCCCGACCGACAGCCGGATGCAGCAGGCCGTCATCAACCTCTTCGCCGACATGGGTGTCCAGCCGGGCACCCTGATGACCGGCCTGGTGGCCGCTACCGCGTCGACCGACGGCACGGCGCCGACGGTTACGATCTCCACGCCGGCGGCGGGGGCAACGGTGGCCCGGGGCGGTGAGGTGACGCTTACCGGCACCGCCAGCGACGTCGGCGGACGCGTCGCCGGGGTGGAGGTCTCCACGGACGACGGCGCGAGCTGGCACCCGGCGACCGGCACCACGTCCTGGTCGTACACCTTCTACGCGGCGGGCCTGAGCTCCCAGGTGGTGCGCGTCCGGGCCATCGACGACAGCGTCAACATCGGCACCCCGGCCACCCGGGAGTTCCCGCTCACCGGCCCGAACACGCTCTTCGGCCAGCGGGTGCCGAAGCGGCCCGCGGTGGCCGACGGCGCCGCGGTGGAGCTTGGCGTTCGGTTCACCCCGCAGACCGACGGGTACGTCACCGGCGTCCGCTTCTACAAGGGAACCGGCAACACCGGCACCCACCTGGGTCGACTGTGGACCAAGTCAGGTCAGCTGCTGGCCGACGGCACGTTCGCCGACGAGACGGCCAGCGGCTGGCAGAGCCTCAGCTTCGGCTCGCCCGTGCCGGTGACCGCCGGGGTCACCTACGTCGCGTCGTACTTCGCGCCGAACGGTAGCTACGCCGGCGACGACTGGTTCTTCACCAGCGACTGGACGAGCGGTCCGCTCACCGCGCCGCAGTCGGCCGCCGGTGGTGGCAACGGCCTGTTCCGGTACGGGGGCTCGGGTGGCTTCCCGAACGAGACGTACGGTGCGGCCAACTACTACGTGGACGTCACCTTCGCGGTCAGCGCCGGCCTACCGCCGGTCGTCACCTCCACCACCCCGACCGACGGCTCCGGCGACGTTCCGGTCGACAGCACGCCCTCGGCCGTCTTCTCGAAGGCGTTGGACCCCGCCACGGTCTCCTTCACGCTGACCAAGGATGACACCCCGGTCGCCGGGACCAGCGCCTACGACGGGGCCCTGAAGAAGGTGACATTCACCCCGTCGGCCGCGCTGGACCCGTCGACCAGCTACACCGCCACGGTCACCGCCTCCGACGCCGAGGGCCGGTCGGGAAACGCCACCTGGTCGTTCTTCACCGCGCTCGACACCGAGCTGCACACCCTCTTTCCGCCGGACGCGGTCCCGGCGACGCCGGCGCACAACGACGCCAACGCGGTCGAGTTGGGCGTGACGTTCCAGCCGCGGGTCGACGGCCGGGTGGTCGGCATCCGCTTCTACCAGGGGCCGGGCAACACCGGCAGCCATCCGGTGACGCTGTGGTCCGCGGCTGGTACCCCGCTGCGCACCGTCACCCTGCCGAGCACGACCGCCGTGGGATGGCGTACCGCCTACTTCGCCAGCCCGCTCAACGTGGCGACGGGGACGAACTACGTGGCCTCCTACTTCGCGCCCGACGGCTTCTACCCCGGCGACAACGGATACTTCGCCAACACCCAGACGGTCGGGCCGCTGGCGGCGCCGGGCGGTAGCAACGGTGTGTACCGCTACGGCGGGAGCGGTTTTCCCAACCAGTCCTACGCGTCGACGAACTACTGGGTGGACCCGCTCTTCCTGACCGACGAGGAGGTCGACCCCGGACCGCCGCCGCCTGGGGCACACGGGATCTTCGCCGTGACCGACGTCCCGCAGACCGCGAACTGGGACGACAACGCCGCCGTCGAGCTGGGGATGCGGTTCGTCCCGGCCGTCGACGGGCAGGTCTACGGTGTTCGGTTCTACAAGGGGCCGGGCAACACCGGCCCGCACACCGGTTCGCTCTGGTCCCCGGGCGGTAGGCGGTTGAGCACCGTGACCTTCAGCGACGAGACCGCGTCAGGGTGGCAGACCGCGTACTTCCCGGCCGCCGTTGCGGTGAGCGCGGGTCAGCAGTACGTCATCTCCTACCACACCACCGTCGGGCAGTACGCGGTTACCGGTGGCGGTCTGGCCAGCCCGCGCACTGTCGGGCAGCTGACCGTACCGGCCTCGGGCGCGACCTACCGTTACGGTTCCGGGGACGGGTATCCGTCCTCGTCGTCGAGCGCGAACTACTGGGTCGATCTGGTGTTCGCTCCGTACTGACAACCGGCGGCGCGGGGTCGTGTGGTCCCGCGCCGCCGGTCGTCCGGTGACCTGACAGTCCGGCGGTACCCGCCGGGCGGCTCGAAGTGGGGGAGAAGTGCGACTGCTCGTCGGCCTGCACCATCTGGAGCTCGGGGGCAGTCAGCTCAACGCCCTGGATCTCGCGGTCAGCGTCCGGAACCAGGGCCACGAGGTGGCAATATTCGGCAACTACCGGGACGAGCCCGGCCCGATGGTGGCCCTCGCCCGGAAGGCGGGACTGCCGGTGATCGCGGTACGGCACCGGGCCGAGCGCCTGGGGCGTACCGTGCCGGTCCGGCCGGGGTTGTCCCGCGCGTTGACTCGGGCCGTCCGCGAATTCCGGGCCGACCTCGTGCACGCGTACGAGTACTCGGTGGCCCTCGACGCCTTCTACGGCCCGCACCTGCGCCTGGGTACGCCGGTGGTCACGACCGTGTACGGCATGCGGGTGCCTCGCTGGATGCCCCGTTACGGCGGCCTCGTCGTCGGCACCGCACAACTGGAGGCGGAGGTGGCCGCGTTCCGGCCACGGCCGACGTTGATCGAGCCTCCGGTCAACACGGACGTCGACGACCCGGCGGTGGTTGACGGCCTCCCGTTCCGTGCCCGCCATGGCATCGGTCCGGACGAGATCGTGATCGGCGTGGTCTCCCGACTCGAGCCGGACATGAAGGCGGAGGGGGTGCTGCGGGCGATCCGCGCGCTGCGGCTGCTCGACGACGAACGGCTGCGGTTGGTGGTGACCGGTGGGGGCCCCTCCTATCCGGAGGTGGCGGCCGAGGCGGAGCGTGTGAACGCGGCGCTGCGCCGTCCGGCGGTGGTGCTGACCGGTCCGATGGACGATCCACGTGGGGCGTACGCGGCCGCGGACATCGCGCTGGGCATGGGCGGGTCCGCGTTGCGGGCGATGGCCTTCGCGCGTCCCCTCGTGGTGCTCGGGATCCGGGGTTTCTCCCGGACCTGCGCCCCAGAGACGATCGACTACTTCCTCCGCTGGGGCTTCTACGGCATCGCCGACGGCGACCTGGATCCGGCCCCGCTGGCGGCACAGATCGGTGAGCTGGTCGGCGACCGGCGTCTCCGCGTCGAGCGCGGTGACTGGGGACGGCGACTGGTCCTGAGCCGGTTCAGCCTGAAGGCGGCCACCCAGACCCTGGACGAGGTCTACGCCGAGGCGCTGCGGCATCGGCCCGGGTCGGGGGCCCGGCTGCGGGAGGGCTTGCGGGTGGCCGGGCACAAGGGTGTGGCCGACCTGCTGCCCACCGCGGCCCGCCAGCGGATCCGACGGATGCTCGGGTGAGCGTCGAGGAGCGTCCCGCCCCGGTGGCCGAGCGGCCGGCCTTCTTCGCGAAGGCGGCCCGGGCCCTGGGTTGGAGCATGGCGAGCACCATCATCAACCGGCTCAGCACACTCGCCATCGGCATCGCGCTGGCCCGGATCCTCGGCCCGGACGCTTTCGGCACGTTCGCAGTGGCCCTGGTGGTTCTGCTGGCGGTGCTGAGCTTCAACGAGTTGGGGGTGAGCCTGGCGATCGTGCGGTGGCCCGGTGACCCTCGGGAGATCGCGCCGACGGTGGCTACGCTGTCGGTGCTCACCAGCACGCTCGTCTATGGCGGGCTCTTCCTCGGGGCGCCGCTGCTCGCCCGGGTGCTCGGCGATCCCGGTTCGACCGCGGTCATCCGGATCCTGGGGCTGAGCGTCATCGTCAGCGGCCTCGTGGCGACGCCCGTGGCGCTGCTGCAACGCGCGTTCCGCCAGGACCGGAAGGCGGTGGCCGACCTGGTGACGAACTGGACCAGTGCGCTCGCGTCGATCGGCCTGGCGCTGGCCGGCAACGGGGCGATGAGCCTGGCGCTGGGGCAGCTCGCCGGCTCGCTCGCCGGGGCGGTTCTTTTCGGCATCTTCGCGCCGCAGGGGCTGCGGTTCGGATTCGATCCGGCGAAGGCTCGCGCGCTGCTCCGCTTCGGGCTGCCGCTCGCCGGGTCCAGCATCGTCTTGTTCGCCACCACCAACCTTGATCGGGTCGTGGTCGGTGCCACGCTCGGTCCGACCGCACTCGGGTACTACGTGCTCGCGCTCCAGCTCGCCACCTGGCCGGTAACCGTCTTCTCGCAGCCGGTCCGGGCGGTGGTGCCGGCCGCGCTGGCCCGGCTGCACGACGATCCGCCGGCGATGCGCCGGTCGTTCCTCGCCGCGGTCGCCCTGCTCGGATCCGTCACGCTGCCGGCGTGCCTGCTGCTCGCGGCGGCGTCGGACGCCCTGATCCGCTTCCTCTACGGCGACGTCTGGCAACCGGCGGCGGGGGTGCTCCTGTGGCTGGGGCCGCTGGCGGCGCTGCGCATCCTGTTCGAACTCTGCTACGACTACTTCGTGGTGATCGCCGACACCCGCGTGGTGCTGAACGTCCAGGTGGTCTGGTTCGTGGTGCTGCTGCCCTCCCTGTATGCGGCGGGCACGCTGGCTGGGCTCCAGGCCGCCGCGGCGGTCCAGTTCGCGGTCGCCCTGCTGGTGATCTTCCCGTTGTACCTCACCGCGCTGCGCCGGGCGGGGATTCGGACCCTGTCGGTCGCCGCGCGGCTGGGTCCGCCGCTGCTCGGTGCCGTCGCGGTCGTGCTCGTTGCCCTGCTGATGGCCCGGGCCGGCGCGATCGACCTGGTGGTGCTTGCGGTGGCCGGGGTCACCACGCTTGCCGCGATCGGTCTGCTCGGCTATCGGCTGCGGGGCGTGATCCGCGAACTCAAGACGGTCGGCTAGGCGGCGGGCGCTCGTCGCCCGCCGCCTAACCGTTGTCTCGGGTCAGCGGCAGCGGTTGAGCGCAGTCACCTCG
The sequence above is a segment of the Micromonospora sp. WMMA1363 genome. Coding sequences within it:
- a CDS encoding DUF4082 domain-containing protein, yielding MRARRGFLTRRATGALALVVAVAAGAFVAPGSAQADPCNPVVNPVVCENSKPGTPASAWDVDGSGDPSIQGFATDISVNAGQRVDFKIKTDAAAYIIDIYRLGWYGGDGARKVASVDPSAPLPQTQPDCITDAATALFDCGNWAVSASWTVPSTVVSGVHIARLQRTDTGGNSHITFVVRQDVSTSDVFFQTSDATWHAYNKYGGSDFYSGGGSAGRAYKVSYNRPFATRNSVERRDFLFGAEYPMIRFLERNGYDVSYTTNVDSDRRGELIKNHKIFLSVGHDEYWSGAQRQNVEAARDAGTHLAFFSGNSIYWKTRWEPSKDGSDTAYRTLVSYKETWAEAKIDPSSAWTGTWRDPRFSPPSDGGRPENELMGTMFMVNDGDLALTVQAEEGRYRLWRNTDLTSLPAGTSATLAPHTVGYESDEDLDNGFRPPGLIRLSTTTGEVPQVLQDFGNKVAPGTTTHHLTLYRAASGALVFGAGTIQYTWGLDAVHDGQATPTDSRMQQAVINLFADMGVQPGTLMTGLVAATASTDGTAPTVTISTPAAGATVARGGEVTLTGTASDVGGRVAGVEVSTDDGASWHPATGTTSWSYTFYAAGLSSQVVRVRAIDDSVNIGTPATREFPLTGPNTLFGQRVPKRPAVADGAAVELGVRFTPQTDGYVTGVRFYKGTGNTGTHLGRLWTKSGQLLADGTFADETASGWQSLSFGSPVPVTAGVTYVASYFAPNGSYAGDDWFFTSDWTSGPLTAPQSAAGGGNGLFRYGGSGGFPNETYGAANYYVDVTFAVSAGLPPVVTSTTPTDGSGDVPVDSTPSAVFSKALDPATVSFTLTKDDTPVAGTSAYDGALKKVTFTPSAALDPSTSYTATVTASDAEGRSGNATWSFFTALDTELHTLFPPDAVPATPAHNDANAVELGVTFQPRVDGRVVGIRFYQGPGNTGSHPVTLWSAAGTPLRTVTLPSTTAVGWRTAYFASPLNVATGTNYVASYFAPDGFYPGDNGYFANTQTVGPLAAPGGSNGVYRYGGSGFPNQSYASTNYWVDPLFLTDEEVDPGPPPPGAHGIFAVTDVPQTANWDDNAAVELGMRFVPAVDGQVYGVRFYKGPGNTGPHTGSLWSPGGRRLSTVTFSDETASGWQTAYFPAAVAVSAGQQYVISYHTTVGQYAVTGGGLASPRTVGQLTVPASGATYRYGSGDGYPSSSSSANYWVDLVFAPY
- a CDS encoding glycosyltransferase family 4 protein; this encodes MRLLVGLHHLELGGSQLNALDLAVSVRNQGHEVAIFGNYRDEPGPMVALARKAGLPVIAVRHRAERLGRTVPVRPGLSRALTRAVREFRADLVHAYEYSVALDAFYGPHLRLGTPVVTTVYGMRVPRWMPRYGGLVVGTAQLEAEVAAFRPRPTLIEPPVNTDVDDPAVVDGLPFRARHGIGPDEIVIGVVSRLEPDMKAEGVLRAIRALRLLDDERLRLVVTGGGPSYPEVAAEAERVNAALRRPAVVLTGPMDDPRGAYAAADIALGMGGSALRAMAFARPLVVLGIRGFSRTCAPETIDYFLRWGFYGIADGDLDPAPLAAQIGELVGDRRLRVERGDWGRRLVLSRFSLKAATQTLDEVYAEALRHRPGSGARLREGLRVAGHKGVADLLPTAARQRIRRMLG
- a CDS encoding O-antigen ligase family protein, which encodes MTATAYHPVDLEPSLLTHGTYSIRRRRSRLDVSTLLGVTVVLLYVLPGTLIVPNLTYAGRPALLVAMLLFAWWCLARLNPRLLLMGPQPIRWVLCVYLVAHLLSYLAGLMRGLPSQEANAQDFAMLQLFEFLGIALIAADGIRNWDRLNRVLRVAVWCSGFMAIVGILQAVFKYDVSAHLVIPGLEVKGGLAGFGQRGDEGQFRVAGTTVHYIEYSAVMAMMVPFAIHVARFAPQKGHRRLAAVCAMLAAVANPMSISRTGIVALALALLVMVPIWSWRLRYTFLFLGAGAVMAITLLKPGVLGTLKAMFLNVGVDPSIEGRTNDYDLVSHFFGQRPWLGRGPRTLLDHPVHDTILDNQWLYTLVTGGVLGVLALLAVHVVSIVLAVIAFRRATRDEDRHLCVALISAQVVAVVVGGTFDSLYYTTFAMSLALFVGLSGAVWRLTHPARIIRTSTVRGLD
- a CDS encoding oligosaccharide flippase family protein, which produces MSVEERPAPVAERPAFFAKAARALGWSMASTIINRLSTLAIGIALARILGPDAFGTFAVALVVLLAVLSFNELGVSLAIVRWPGDPREIAPTVATLSVLTSTLVYGGLFLGAPLLARVLGDPGSTAVIRILGLSVIVSGLVATPVALLQRAFRQDRKAVADLVTNWTSALASIGLALAGNGAMSLALGQLAGSLAGAVLFGIFAPQGLRFGFDPAKARALLRFGLPLAGSSIVLFATTNLDRVVVGATLGPTALGYYVLALQLATWPVTVFSQPVRAVVPAALARLHDDPPAMRRSFLAAVALLGSVTLPACLLLAAASDALIRFLYGDVWQPAAGVLLWLGPLAALRILFELCYDYFVVIADTRVVLNVQVVWFVVLLPSLYAAGTLAGLQAAAAVQFAVALLVIFPLYLTALRRAGIRTLSVAARLGPPLLGAVAVVLVALLMARAGAIDLVVLAVAGVTTLAAIGLLGYRLRGVIRELKTVG
- a CDS encoding glycosyltransferase, translated to MTSIIIAAHNEAAVLDRCLDRVLRDTAVADPAQVIVVANGCTDDTAAVARRRGVTVVELAEPGKAAALNAGDAIATSYPRVYLDADVVLDEGGIHVLAREVERTGALAAVPTRRMELSGRSPAVRAYYTIHSRLPAVVGGLYGRGVIALSRQGRARFGRFPEETADDLFLDSLFVERERLVVTSVTVRVAAPMRVGDLVRRLVRVRAGNAALRDALPGVRRSRQSSWLTDVVLRAPWLSPAAVCYVTITLLAERGARRARRTGRIAWAHDRSSRTTGGKA
- a CDS encoding glycosyltransferase: MTDGSIPTGDVVSPRFHDRDGATIAPRRRRTAGGTTEPGYDDGRPAAEGSVHGSGTGASEFAWAFLWVAWHLAVLVVRHRVVAAQVCNPPDVFWPLALVMRVTGRGWIFDHHDLSPELYACKTAAPRPFITRFLTWFERLSMRFASEVVATNESYRQIALTRGGCPPERVTVVRNGPAASEIATPTSADATGGKRIVYVGVINEQDHVDRAVLAAERLAALRGRDDWEMVIAGDGERLPGLRSMVDERGLADVVRFTGWLQAPEVDALLRGATLGIQPDIHSDMTNLSTMAKTVEYLARGLPVVAVDLLETRRTADAAGRYVSTGDADEFAKAMDELLDDERGLAQMRAIARERFTSVLAWEHQAAAYLDVWRRVVPLPGGTAQPTVRAEPAPASEHSS